CGCCAGCATGGGCGGGTAGGCGCCCCCGCCGCCGTCGAGCAGGCGGACCACGTCCCGGGGGCGCGGCCGGCGCACGTCGAGCCAGGGCGGGAGGGCCATGCGGCGAGCCTACGGCCAGTCCGCGGGAACCGCCACGGGGAGGATCGACGACCAGGCGACCCGGCCCCGGCCTCGGCCGCCGTGGCCCCCTCACCCCGGCCCTCTCCCCCAGCAAGCTGGGGGAGAGGGTGGTCACCTCATCCGGACCCCGACCTCGACCCTGACCTCGGCCCCGTGCCCCGACCCGGACCCTCCCCCGCCCGCCCCGGCCGGGATCCCCTTCGGTCGACCTGCGCTCCGGGCACGTTGACCTGGGGTGGACCGCGCCCTAGATCGGGTGGCGCCCATGGCGGAGACGGTCTTCGAGGAGCTGAAGCGGTACGTGGAGTTCGGACCGCCCGACGGGGAGCGCCTGCGCGCCCTCCACGCCGCGGCGTTGCCGCACCTCCAGGAGATCGCCGAGGTCTTCTACGAGCGCATCCTGCGGCACGAGGAGGCCTCCAAGGTCCTGCACGGCGGCGAGAGCCAGGTCGGGCAGCTCAAGGTGAGCCTGGTGGCCTGGATGGACAGCCTGCTGCGCGGCCCCTGGGACGAGGCCTACTGGCTGCACCGCTACACCATCGGCCGGGTCCACGTCCGCATCGGCATGCCGCAGCACTACATGTTCGGCGCCATGAACGTCATCCGCGGCGAGCTGGACCGGCTGGTGGTCGAGCGGCTGCCCGGCTCGCCGGCCCAGGAGCCCACCCGCGCCGCGGTCGGCAAGATCCTCGACCTCGAGCTGGCCATCATGCTGCACACCTACCGCGACGACCTGCTGGCGCAGCAGGCCCGGGTGGAGCGGCTCTCCACCTTCGGGCAGCTGGTGGGCTCCATCGGCCACGACCTGCGCAACCCGCTGGGCGTCATCGAGACCTCGCTCTTCATCCTGCGCGGCCGCATCGGCGAGGACGAGCGGGCCGTCAAGCACGTGGCCCGCATCAAGGAGCAGGTGGACGTCGCCAACGGCATCATCACCAACCTGCTCGACATGATCCGGAACAAGCCGCTCACCCGCGAGGCGGTCCGCCTGGCCGAGGTGGTGGCCGGGGCGGTGACCTCGGTGAAGCGGCCGGACGGGGTGACCCTGGCGGTGGAGGGGGTGGACGGGCTGCCGACCGTGGAGGGCGACGCCGTGCAGCTCCGCCAGATCCTGTTCAACCTGCTGGAGAACGCGGTGCACGCCGCCTCGCCCGCGGGGGCGGTGCTGGTGCGCGGCCGGCGCGGCGAGGGCCAGGTGCTGCTGGACGTGGAGGACAGCGGGCCGGGGGTGGACCCGGCCACCCGGCGCCGCCTCTTCGAGCCGCTCATCACCACCAAGGCGCACGGCATCGGCCTGGGGCTGGCGCTGGTCAAGCGCATCGCCGAGCGGCACGGCGGCGGGGTCGAGTACTCGGAGCGGGCGGGCGGCGGGGCGCGCTTCACGGTGCGCCTGCCGGCCTGAGGGGGGAAGGACACCATGCGGCGCTACCTGATCGTGGACGACAACCGCCAGTTCGCGGAGAACCTGGCCGAGATCCTGCGCGACCGCGGCGACGAGGTGATCATCGCCGGCGGCGGCCGGGAGGCCCTGGACCGGGCCGCCACGATCCGCTTCGACGCCCTGCTCACCGACATGCGCATGCCGGTCATGGGCGGGGCGGAGCTGGTGCACGAGGTGCGGCGCCTCGACCCCGGCCTGGCGGCCCTGGTCATCACCGCCCACGTCGGCGACGACGCGCTGGAGGCGGCCCGCAGCGAGGGGCTGCTGGCCGTGCTGCCCAAGCCGGTGCCGGTGGGCCGGCTGCTC
This DNA window, taken from Anaeromyxobacter sp., encodes the following:
- a CDS encoding histidine kinase, with product MAETVFEELKRYVEFGPPDGERLRALHAAALPHLQEIAEVFYERILRHEEASKVLHGGESQVGQLKVSLVAWMDSLLRGPWDEAYWLHRYTIGRVHVRIGMPQHYMFGAMNVIRGELDRLVVERLPGSPAQEPTRAAVGKILDLELAIMLHTYRDDLLAQQARVERLSTFGQLVGSIGHDLRNPLGVIETSLFILRGRIGEDERAVKHVARIKEQVDVANGIITNLLDMIRNKPLTREAVRLAEVVAGAVTSVKRPDGVTLAVEGVDGLPTVEGDAVQLRQILFNLLENAVHAASPAGAVLVRGRRGEGQVLLDVEDSGPGVDPATRRRLFEPLITTKAHGIGLGLALVKRIAERHGGGVEYSERAGGGARFTVRLPA